In the Bacillota bacterium genome, GGTCGGCATGGATCGTACGCGGCGGTCGGCTTCCCTCGGAATCGGTGGTCGGCATCCTTCGTAACCGGTGGTCGACATGGATCGTACGGGGTGGTCGGCATGGATCGTATTCGGTGGTCGATTTGCCTCGTACTCTGCACCTGCTCGTTCCACGTCTTGTCGGCGAGGTTGCCGTCGTGGACGGTGGCGGCCACGGGAAAGCCCTCCGCGTTGGTCACCAGGCCGAAGAGGAACTGCTTGAGATCGGGTCGATGCTCTTTGCTGTTGCCGTAGGTGATGTGCAGCGGCTGGGTGGGGTAGCTCTCGTAGGCGCCGTAGACCGACCGGGACGTGGTATCGGCGTGCAGGGTCTTCACCGGGATGCGATCCCGCAGGACCGCCTGGAGGGCCAGTTGAGTAAAAAGCGTCCGGGGCTCCGCCTCCGCCAGGGCGTCCAGCGCTCTTGCCAGGGCGTCGTCGTTGAAGTCCTGCGCCGAGACGCTGGGGCCAAACAACCGCGTCACATCCTGCCCTGCGTAGAACTCCTCGACCTGGTAGAGCGGGGTGCGGTGCACCAGCGCATTGACGATCATGGCGACGATGCGCGTCCCCGGCGAGAGCTTGCACTGCTGCTCGTCCCAGCGGACCCGCTCGTCGATGACTGGCGCCACCCCCAACTCGTCGCAGATCGCCTTGATGAGCGCCGAAGCGCCCGGCATGATGGCCCGCAGGTCCTCGATGGCCATGGCCCTTCCCCCCGCCCGCTTTCTGGGAGGGAAAGTATGTCAAAACCTGGGAGGTCCCTGCTCCGGTCCGGGGCTCTATCCGTGGAAAATCATACCAGCCAG is a window encoding:
- a CDS encoding IS1634 family transposase; protein product: MAIEDLRAIMPGASALIKAICDELGVAPVIDERVRWDEQQCKLSPGTRIVAMIVNALVHRTPLYQVEEFYAGQDVTRLFGPSVSAQDFNDDALARALDALAEAEPRTLFTQLALQAVLRDRIPVKTLHADTTSRSVYGAYESYPTQPLHITYGNSKEHRPDLKQFLFGLVTNAEGFPVAATVHDGNLADKTWNEQVQSTRQIDHRIRSMPTTPYDPCRPPVTKDADHRFRGKPTAAYDPCRP